A part of Halobaculum sp. MBLA0143 genomic DNA contains:
- a CDS encoding ABC transporter ATP-binding protein, producing the protein MADPLLAVEDLHTTFYTDKETIRAVDGVDLEIEAGETVGLVGESGSGKSVTARSILGLIDDPGRVESGSIRFRGNELTEGAWEQYRGDLSIVFQDPINSMNPVYTVGNQIREALRIHQGLRGEEARAEAIELLEAVGIPDAPRRLTEYPHQYSGGMRQRAVIAIALACDPDLLVCDEPTTALDVTIQAQILELLDDLQREEDLGILFITHDMGVIEEIADRVNVMYAGEIVETAPVDRLFDDPQHPYTRGLLASIPGRTAEGDRLPTIGGEVPTPTAEPEECRFASRCPAAFDACEQVHPQPVSVGGGTAEHTASCLLHESEFGHSPSEATFDTDGDAAADGGEQL; encoded by the coding sequence ATGGCCGACCCGTTGCTCGCGGTCGAGGACCTACACACCACCTTCTACACGGACAAGGAGACGATCCGGGCCGTCGACGGGGTGGACTTAGAGATCGAGGCGGGCGAGACGGTCGGGCTCGTCGGCGAGTCCGGCTCCGGGAAGTCCGTCACGGCACGGTCGATCCTCGGGCTGATCGACGATCCCGGTCGTGTCGAGAGCGGGTCGATCCGGTTCCGGGGCAACGAGCTGACCGAGGGCGCCTGGGAGCAGTACCGTGGCGACCTCTCCATCGTGTTCCAGGACCCGATCAACTCGATGAACCCGGTGTACACGGTGGGCAACCAGATCCGGGAGGCGCTCCGGATCCACCAGGGCCTCCGGGGAGAGGAGGCACGTGCGGAGGCGATCGAGCTGTTGGAGGCGGTCGGGATTCCGGACGCGCCGCGGCGGCTCACCGAGTACCCCCACCAGTACTCCGGCGGGATGCGCCAGCGAGCGGTGATCGCCATCGCGCTGGCGTGTGACCCGGACCTGTTGGTGTGTGACGAGCCGACGACGGCGTTGGACGTGACGATACAGGCGCAGATCCTGGAGCTGTTAGACGACCTGCAGCGCGAGGAGGACCTCGGAATCCTGTTCATCACCCACGACATGGGCGTGATCGAGGAGATCGCAGACCGGGTGAACGTGATGTACGCCGGCGAGATCGTGGAGACGGCGCCGGTCGACCGGTTGTTCGACGACCCGCAGCACCCGTACACTCGTGGACTGCTGGCGTCGATCCCCGGCCGGACGGCCGAGGGGGACCGGTTGCCCACTATCGGCGGTGAGGTGCCGACGCCGACGGCGGAGCCGGAGGAGTGTCGGTTCGCCTCCCGGTGTCCGGCGGCGTTCGACGCCTGCGAGCAGGTCCACCCGCAGCCGGTGTCGGTCGGCGGTGGCACGGCCGAACACACGGCGTCGTGTCTGCTCCACGAGTCGGAGTTCGGTCACTCGCCGTCGGAGGCGACGTTCGACACGGACGGCGACGCGGCGGCAGACGGAGGTGAGCAACTGTGA
- a CDS encoding carbohydrate kinase family protein produces MTDAPQVVTVGAATVDRHYAVSNLPAPDGGAYAPEVTEHPGGVAANVARGVARLGQSAGIVTRLGEDPVGDTVAAGLREGALDTTHVRRGPDTSTHCVVVRADDGTRSIVTAGDSVRNMRLRPTDRPYLAGADAVFVTAYAPDCVQRTLAEWATADGFPPVVFDLSGPLAELDGRGASEASVDRWVETADLFVTGRVAAESYLDATGAAAAETLRGRGVARAAVTSGPEGATLVPGDGTDTVSLPAFDVSVVDETGAGDAFVAGLLHAWLLGDRSARAAGRFAAATAALSCTAAGASGDLPTADRVESFLAER; encoded by the coding sequence ATGACAGACGCCCCGCAGGTCGTGACCGTCGGCGCCGCGACCGTCGACCGCCACTACGCCGTCTCGAACCTCCCGGCGCCGGACGGCGGCGCGTACGCCCCCGAGGTGACGGAGCACCCGGGCGGCGTCGCCGCGAACGTCGCCCGCGGTGTCGCTCGACTCGGTCAGTCGGCCGGGATCGTCACCCGGCTCGGCGAAGACCCCGTCGGCGACACGGTCGCCGCCGGGCTCCGGGAGGGGGCGTTGGACACGACACACGTCCGCCGCGGACCGGACACCTCGACCCACTGTGTCGTCGTGCGGGCCGACGACGGCACCCGGAGCATCGTCACCGCGGGCGACAGCGTCCGGAACATGCGGCTGCGCCCGACGGACCGCCCGTACCTCGCGGGTGCCGACGCCGTGTTCGTCACCGCCTACGCCCCCGACTGCGTCCAGCGCACACTCGCCGAGTGGGCCACGGCCGACGGGTTCCCGCCCGTCGTGTTCGACCTCTCTGGCCCCTTGGCAGAGCTCGACGGCCGGGGCGCTAGTGAGGCGTCCGTCGACCGTTGGGTGGAGACGGCCGACCTATTCGTCACCGGTCGGGTCGCCGCCGAGTCGTACCTCGACGCGACCGGCGCGGCCGCCGCCGAGACGCTCCGCGGCCGGGGTGTCGCCCGCGCGGCCGTCACGAGTGGGCCAGAGGGGGCGACGCTCGTCCCCGGAGACGGGACCGACACGGTCTCGCTCCCGGCGTTCGACGTGTCTGTCGTCGACGAGACCGGTGCCGGCGACGCCTTCGTCGCCGGCCTACTCCACGCCTGGCTGTTGGGCGACCGCAGCGCTCGCGCGGCCGGGCGATTCGCGGCCGCGACCGCGGCGCTGTCCTGTACCGCCGCGGGCGCCTCCGGCGACCTCCCGACGGCCGACCGAGTGGAATCGTTCCTGGCCGAGCGGTAG
- a CDS encoding ABC transporter permease → MERLKYITKRILMAFPVLWLGTTMTWYIIYQGPVDPAANLLSGNERLTKEKYEAARQSLGLDQPPLQHYVDWSTSLYSLDLGTTWLIYPGSEVGSLVIDFLPRTVWLGFWSVLIAIFIGIPLGFYAGVRSNTIADYVASVSGIVWRAMPNFWLAVILLSVLVGSEPLLGFDWDTFLVDLPSGVTGNPGLSYMAGDPLALFTEPGQTLSAIKKIMPAALVLGSASMGNEMRIGRTAVLETKNEQYVDFARAKGVSNRSIVWKHVFRNALIPLVPIVTTEAFLLIGGSVLVESVFGINGMGKLFFDAAIQGDLPLVGSLMFVFIVLLLVINIVQDVLYTLIDPRVGYEGS, encoded by the coding sequence ATGGAACGACTGAAGTACATCACGAAGCGGATTCTCATGGCGTTCCCGGTGTTGTGGCTCGGTACCACGATGACCTGGTACATCATCTACCAGGGGCCGGTCGACCCGGCAGCCAACCTGTTGTCCGGGAACGAACGCCTGACAAAGGAGAAGTACGAGGCGGCGAGACAGTCGCTGGGTCTCGATCAACCGCCGCTGCAACACTACGTCGACTGGTCGACGAGCCTGTACTCGCTGGACCTGGGGACGACCTGGCTGATCTACCCCGGCTCGGAGGTGGGATCGTTGGTGATCGACTTCCTGCCTCGGACCGTCTGGCTGGGGTTCTGGTCGGTGTTGATCGCCATCTTCATCGGCATCCCGCTGGGCTTCTACGCCGGCGTCCGGTCGAACACGATCGCCGACTACGTCGCCTCCGTCTCCGGGATCGTCTGGCGAGCGATGCCGAACTTCTGGCTGGCAGTGATCCTGTTGTCGGTGCTGGTCGGCTCGGAGCCGCTCTTGGGGTTCGACTGGGACACGTTCCTCGTGGATCTCCCGTCGGGAGTGACGGGCAACCCCGGCCTGAGCTACATGGCCGGTGACCCGCTCGCCCTGTTCACCGAGCCCGGCCAGACGCTGTCGGCGATCAAGAAGATCATGCCGGCGGCGTTGGTGTTGGGCTCGGCGTCGATGGGCAACGAGATGCGGATCGGTCGGACGGCCGTCTTGGAGACGAAGAACGAGCAGTACGTCGACTTCGCCAGGGCGAAGGGGGTGTCGAACCGATCGATCGTCTGGAAACACGTCTTCCGCAACGCGTTGATCCCGTTGGTGCCCATCGTGACGACGGAGGCGTTCCTGTTGATCGGTGGGAGCGTGCTCGTGGAGTCCGTCTTCGGGATCAACGGGATGGGGAAGCTGTTCTTCGACGCGGCGATCCAGGGGGACCTCCCGCTCGTGGGGTCGCTGATGTTCGTCTTCATCGTTCTCCTGCTCGTCATCAACATCGTTCAGGACGTGTTGTACACGCTGATCGACCCGCGGGTCGGATACGAGGGGAGCTGA
- a CDS encoding ABC transporter substrate-binding protein, which yields MPEDKTRRGFLAAAGTGAAAALAGCSGGNSPESTATEEPTEDGTPEATDSPTPEPEKSETGGTLQLASPGPVQTLDPVNAKGSGAGYNQYNAALMNFPNGDLPPVADLATDYEISNEGKTYTFTLREGVTFHDGTELTAQDFVYSWERLAGAEETRNADDIVGGTMTIQHEETEGMDGVSGFKPGTLACEAVDDYTFEFTMESAFLGTLQQVAGGAFAPIPEGAVAYPKDYEQHGLDGLLYEGEYGYNEFFSTQGDGPFFAGVGPFEVDSWSKGDQITLSAFDDYYGEGPFIDEIVYTVIGNEATRFSRFKNGNLDVLGGIPTAQFNPDRRNIETDRGTYRVGTYELGNGDSVNYGEAPALDTDYIVFNCARTPKPVRQAIAYLINPVRIANQVYKGLNEPAYHLSPPAAFPAAEGENPVDNYDAHYQEGEGSQLDVASDGYMYGVDSTEFEKAQQVMEEAGYGPDNRAEVEYTVFSGDSGWDSISKTLRDKAQNAYIDINIVKADFGTIIGQALNGSMDMFSLGDGMEYADPSNFLRFIPPYDNPSGMFTRWTYQVQATDVALGGDDRSTVRSNVYDALDAEFPEDHVQVSLNEESESPPRVAVAIDEVTPDELSSALSSAGYTVDGEVESTQAPYDPLMTEADRAWDRYQANRGPTEEEAATRREVYRLVEEINWAVVQELPLVHTVTQRIWNDRVNVRMSGTMEDQTFDQLTLEQE from the coding sequence ATGCCCGAGGACAAGACTCGACGCGGTTTCCTTGCGGCGGCCGGAACGGGCGCGGCCGCGGCACTGGCGGGGTGCAGCGGTGGTAACTCACCCGAATCGACAGCGACCGAAGAGCCAACGGAGGACGGGACGCCGGAGGCGACGGACTCGCCGACGCCGGAGCCGGAGAAGAGCGAGACCGGCGGCACGCTCCAGTTGGCGTCGCCGGGGCCGGTCCAGACGCTGGACCCGGTGAACGCGAAGGGGTCGGGCGCGGGGTACAACCAGTACAACGCGGCGCTCATGAACTTCCCGAACGGGGATCTCCCGCCGGTCGCCGACCTGGCGACGGACTACGAGATCTCCAACGAGGGGAAGACGTACACGTTCACGCTCCGAGAGGGCGTGACGTTCCACGACGGGACGGAGCTGACGGCACAGGACTTCGTCTACTCGTGGGAGCGGCTCGCGGGCGCAGAGGAGACCCGCAACGCGGACGACATCGTGGGCGGCACGATGACGATCCAACACGAGGAGACGGAGGGGATGGACGGCGTCTCCGGGTTCAAGCCAGGCACGCTGGCTTGTGAGGCAGTCGACGACTACACCTTCGAGTTCACGATGGAGTCGGCGTTCCTCGGCACACTCCAACAGGTCGCCGGGGGCGCGTTCGCCCCGATCCCGGAGGGGGCCGTCGCCTACCCGAAGGACTACGAGCAGCACGGCCTGGACGGTCTGCTGTACGAGGGAGAGTACGGCTACAACGAGTTCTTCTCCACGCAGGGTGACGGGCCGTTCTTCGCGGGCGTCGGTCCGTTCGAGGTGGACTCCTGGAGCAAGGGAGACCAGATCACCCTCTCGGCGTTCGACGACTACTACGGTGAGGGACCGTTCATCGACGAGATCGTCTACACCGTGATCGGCAACGAGGCGACTCGGTTCAGTCGGTTCAAGAACGGCAACCTCGACGTGCTGGGCGGCATTCCGACGGCCCAGTTCAACCCGGACCGCCGCAACATCGAGACGGACCGCGGCACCTACCGCGTCGGGACGTACGAACTGGGCAACGGCGACAGCGTCAACTACGGGGAGGCGCCGGCCCTGGACACGGACTACATCGTGTTCAACTGTGCGCGGACGCCCAAGCCGGTCCGGCAGGCGATCGCGTACCTGATCAACCCGGTCCGGATCGCCAACCAGGTGTACAAGGGGCTCAACGAGCCGGCGTACCACCTCTCCCCGCCGGCGGCGTTCCCGGCCGCCGAAGGCGAGAACCCGGTCGACAACTACGACGCCCACTACCAGGAGGGTGAGGGCAGTCAGCTCGATGTCGCCAGTGACGGCTACATGTACGGCGTCGACTCGACGGAGTTCGAGAAGGCACAGCAGGTGATGGAGGAGGCCGGCTACGGCCCGGACAACCGCGCGGAAGTGGAGTACACGGTGTTCTCCGGCGACAGCGGCTGGGACTCCATCTCGAAGACGCTGCGCGACAAGGCCCAGAACGCCTACATCGACATCAACATCGTGAAGGCGGACTTCGGGACGATCATCGGCCAGGCGCTCAACGGCTCGATGGACATGTTCTCGCTGGGTGACGGGATGGAGTACGCGGACCCGTCGAACTTCCTGCGGTTCATCCCGCCGTACGACAACCCCAGCGGGATGTTCACGCGGTGGACCTACCAGGTCCAGGCGACGGACGTGGCCCTGGGTGGTGACGACCGGTCCACCGTTCGGAGCAACGTCTACGACGCGCTGGACGCGGAGTTCCCGGAGGACCACGTCCAGGTTTCGCTCAACGAGGAAAGCGAGAGTCCGCCGCGCGTCGCCGTCGCCATCGACGAGGTGACGCCCGACGAGCTGTCGTCGGCTCTGTCGTCGGCCGGCTACACGGTCGACGGCGAGGTAGAGTCCACGCAGGCGCCGTACGATCCGTTGATGACCGAGGCAGACCGTGCGTGGGACCGCTACCAGGCGAACCGTGGCCCCACCGAGGAGGAGGCGGCCACACGCCGCGAGGTGTACCGGTTGGTGGAGGAGATCAACTGGGCCGTCGTCCAGGAACTGCCGCTCGTCCACACGGTCACCCAGCGCATCTGGAACGACCGCGTGAACGTTCGGATGTCTGGCACGATGGAAGACCAGACGTTCGACCAGCTCACGCTGGAACAGGAGTAG
- a CDS encoding ABC transporter permease — MATQTQTQSRTHADGEAEPFWGRVSRNPRPALLWAGVAGFLLLLELGAAAEFLLTVLSDALAALPTMGRAQFLVAAEEAAGQVPTLLSRETIPNRGYYTGSGYQGTFLGLSPMYAWLLRFVLTYGYAFVTLAWVWVGYDWYREHYRVADWTPRDDVVDRLRSHRWGQFGFVVVFMFFVLVVFAPSVSPTTVAANLADPYGHTLQYYTGTGVEELTVGQANLGSKSTGTLQNNVGPWSYDDYGRFHPFGTLPTGKDLFTFIAHGSRISLIIGLLSVTLSAGLAVILALVTAYYKGAIDLSVVLVSDAVMGMPQLLLLIMLTVILSGTWIGQIYSGAFVLALIFAATGWPAMWRSFRGPALQVSEEEWVDAAKSFGQSPGAIMRKHMLPYISGYILVYGSMTLGGAIIAIAGLSFLGLGVNPPTPEWGRAVNAGQDYVTTASWHISLIPGVLITFVVTGFNALGDGIRDAIDPESDSSTGEGDAAGRGGGA, encoded by the coding sequence ATGGCAACACAGACACAGACACAGTCACGGACGCACGCTGACGGAGAGGCAGAACCGTTCTGGGGCCGAGTGAGTCGGAACCCGCGGCCGGCGTTGCTCTGGGCCGGTGTCGCCGGCTTCCTGTTGCTGTTGGAGCTCGGCGCGGCCGCGGAGTTCCTGCTCACGGTCCTGAGTGACGCGCTGGCGGCGTTGCCGACGATGGGGCGAGCGCAGTTCCTCGTCGCTGCAGAGGAGGCGGCCGGCCAGGTGCCGACGCTCCTGTCCCGAGAGACGATCCCCAACCGGGGGTACTACACCGGCTCCGGCTACCAGGGGACGTTCCTGGGGCTGTCGCCGATGTACGCCTGGCTCCTCCGCTTCGTGTTGACGTACGGCTACGCCTTCGTGACGCTGGCGTGGGTGTGGGTCGGCTACGACTGGTACCGGGAGCACTACCGTGTCGCCGACTGGACGCCGCGTGACGACGTGGTCGACCGGCTGCGCTCGCACCGCTGGGGGCAGTTCGGCTTCGTCGTCGTGTTCATGTTCTTCGTGCTCGTCGTGTTCGCACCGTCGGTGAGCCCGACGACCGTTGCCGCGAACCTCGCGGACCCGTACGGCCACACGCTCCAGTACTACACCGGGACCGGCGTCGAGGAGCTGACAGTCGGGCAGGCGAACCTCGGCTCGAAGTCGACCGGCACTCTCCAGAACAACGTCGGGCCGTGGAGCTACGACGACTACGGCCGGTTCCACCCGTTCGGGACGCTCCCCACGGGTAAGGACCTGTTCACGTTCATCGCGCACGGCTCCCGGATCTCGCTCATCATCGGGCTGCTGTCGGTGACGCTGTCGGCCGGGCTCGCGGTGATCCTGGCGCTCGTGACGGCCTACTACAAGGGTGCGATCGACCTGAGCGTCGTCCTGGTGTCCGACGCCGTGATGGGGATGCCCCAGCTACTCCTGCTCATCATGCTGACGGTGATCCTCTCTGGCACCTGGATCGGACAGATCTACTCCGGCGCGTTCGTCCTGGCGTTGATCTTCGCCGCGACGGGTTGGCCGGCGATGTGGCGGTCGTTCCGTGGGCCGGCGCTCCAAGTGTCCGAAGAGGAGTGGGTGGACGCTGCGAAGTCGTTCGGCCAGTCGCCGGGCGCGATCATGCGGAAACACATGCTGCCGTACATCTCCGGGTACATCCTGGTGTACGGCTCGATGACGCTCGGCGGCGCGATCATCGCCATCGCCGGGCTGTCGTTCCTCGGCCTGGGCGTCAACCCGCCGACCCCGGAGTGGGGACGAGCGGTCAACGCCGGGCAGGACTACGTCACGACGGCCTCCTGGCACATCTCGCTGATCCCGGGCGTCCTGATCACGTTCGTCGTGACCGGGTTCAACGCCCTCGGTGACGGGATTCGGGACGCCATCGACCCCGAGTCGGACAGCTCGACCGGGGAGGGTGACGCCGCCGGCCGTGGGGGTGGTGCCTGA
- a CDS encoding DUF262 domain-containing protein: MGYQTTTIDSIIDDVNYTYLVPAIQREFVWDSDQILDLFDSVVRGYPIGSFLFWRVSGEFSKSRIKYKFIKNYIGDPIHPDELDNVTYHNNRHRDSLEDNPNKINLVLDGQQRLTSFYIGLKGSYTEKILNKRRRKKDSWERKYLYLNIASPTDEEVSGRKFDFRFKKPDPDHGCDEYWYRVGDILDVDDFAEEADKIMENIELIDGINAERVHRSISKNIQRLNHAICQRESISYFEEDEENQEKILDIFIRANDGGTQLSKSDMLLSVATAQWSDRGVDNKVVAREEIKQFVDKLNSHAARGTVELDSNFVLRALLTASDVPNLSFTLANFDEETLREMKETWMDGEFKQAVMSTLDLLQSYGLSTTHIRSKMVILPIVYYFYHNSNPHLSFNGNSGRSERQKILYWMCSLVANGDLNTGGTIQTIRGIRNIIRESADREFPLSRIEEKLNDYNKSMGFDRSTLERWFSDGTLSNSSQRVVLSLAYFPDIASESYEYELDHIFPKSELQRDTLVDEYNMSIEKAERLDDLRSSTGNLQLIRAGENRSKSDSQLTEWLSTRREDYLDRHYVPTDEDLWRVENALDFINEREERLMQELLDKSPDRATKQPT; encoded by the coding sequence ATGGGTTACCAGACCACAACAATAGACAGTATTATAGATGATGTGAATTACACTTACCTCGTTCCTGCGATTCAGAGAGAGTTCGTCTGGGATTCAGACCAGATTCTCGACCTATTCGACTCCGTCGTCAGAGGCTATCCAATCGGGTCTTTTCTCTTCTGGAGGGTCAGCGGTGAGTTCTCGAAGAGCAGAATAAAGTACAAATTTATAAAAAACTATATTGGGGATCCGATTCACCCCGACGAACTGGACAACGTTACGTACCACAACAACAGGCATCGGGACAGCCTAGAAGACAATCCAAACAAAATTAATCTGGTCTTAGACGGGCAGCAGCGGCTCACATCATTCTACATCGGTCTCAAGGGATCGTACACGGAGAAGATACTGAACAAGAGAAGGAGGAAGAAGGACTCCTGGGAGCGAAAGTACCTGTACCTGAATATTGCGTCCCCGACTGACGAGGAGGTGAGCGGTAGGAAGTTTGACTTCCGATTCAAGAAGCCAGACCCGGATCACGGCTGTGACGAATACTGGTACAGAGTAGGTGATATCCTAGATGTTGACGACTTCGCAGAGGAAGCCGACAAAATTATGGAGAACATCGAGTTGATAGACGGAATAAATGCGGAACGTGTCCACAGAAGCATCAGTAAAAATATACAGAGGCTCAACCACGCGATCTGCCAGCGTGAGTCGATATCGTACTTTGAGGAGGATGAGGAGAACCAGGAGAAGATTCTCGACATCTTCATCCGCGCGAACGACGGGGGGACCCAGCTCAGTAAATCGGATATGTTGTTGTCAGTTGCTACTGCCCAGTGGAGCGACCGGGGCGTAGACAACAAAGTAGTTGCTAGAGAAGAAATAAAGCAGTTTGTCGACAAGCTGAACAGCCACGCGGCGAGAGGGACGGTCGAACTTGACTCTAACTTCGTTCTCCGCGCACTGTTGACCGCGTCGGATGTTCCTAACCTCTCGTTTACTCTCGCCAACTTCGACGAGGAGACACTAAGGGAAATGAAAGAGACGTGGATGGACGGAGAGTTCAAGCAGGCGGTGATGAGCACACTGGACCTACTCCAGAGCTACGGGCTCTCGACCACACACATAAGGAGCAAGATGGTCATCCTCCCGATAGTCTACTACTTCTACCATAATTCAAATCCACACCTCTCGTTCAACGGTAACTCTGGCCGCTCCGAGAGGCAGAAGATCCTCTACTGGATGTGCTCTCTAGTCGCCAACGGTGACCTGAACACCGGCGGAACGATCCAGACTATTCGCGGTATAAGAAACATCATCAGAGAGTCTGCCGACCGAGAGTTCCCGTTGTCTCGAATAGAGGAGAAGCTAAACGACTACAACAAGTCGATGGGATTCGACAGAAGTACGCTCGAAAGGTGGTTTAGTGACGGGACTCTGAGCAACAGCTCACAGAGAGTTGTCCTGTCTCTCGCGTACTTCCCCGATATAGCGAGTGAGAGCTACGAGTACGAACTCGATCACATATTCCCGAAGTCCGAGCTACAACGGGATACGTTGGTGGACGAGTACAATATGTCGATTGAGAAGGCTGAGAGGCTGGACGACCTTCGGTCGAGCACGGGGAACTTACAGCTCATTCGTGCCGGTGAGAACCGGTCGAAGTCGGACAGTCAGCTCACAGAGTGGCTGAGTACACGGCGAGAAGACTACTTGGACCGCCACTACGTTCCGACCGATGAAGATCTCTGGAGAGTAGAGAACGCTCTGGACTTTATAAACGAGAGAGAAGAGAGGTTGATGCAAGAATTGCTCGATAAATCACCAGACAGAGCCACTAAGCAACCCACCTGA
- a CDS encoding ABC transporter ATP-binding protein yields the protein MSTQTTRETAGEETLLEVRNLKKYYDDGSVLSDPVKAVDGVSFELQEGETLGVVGESGCGKTTLGRTILGLEDATEGAVLADGTDVTEISGGERREWQRDAQMVFQDPDSSLNDRMTVGEIIREPLDAHDWETAAARRDRVFELIDKVGLREEHYYRYPHQFSGGQRQRIGIARALALEPEFIVLDEPVSALDVSVQARIINLLDDLQSELGLTYLFIAHDLSVVRHICDRVAVMYLGNVVELGPTESVYTEPAHPYTTSLLSAIPGSAGPERERVTLRGTPPSPRDPPAGCRFVTRCPAKVRPDEYDDLPERAWEGIEEFHTVLRARSQADEGLIERLRAAIGQSVGEDVAQTAADLFEDIQLDDAESVIDEAVDAARGGDDADAAALLREEFGSVCNEEHPDRHVVDDDGRFSRCVRHEEEYDAPEEVIRRRLSRRRTE from the coding sequence GTGAGCACACAGACGACCCGAGAGACCGCGGGCGAGGAGACGCTGTTGGAGGTACGGAACCTGAAGAAGTACTACGACGACGGCAGCGTCCTGTCGGACCCGGTCAAGGCCGTCGACGGCGTCAGCTTCGAGCTCCAGGAGGGCGAGACGCTGGGTGTCGTCGGCGAGTCCGGCTGCGGGAAGACGACGCTCGGTCGGACGATCCTCGGGCTGGAGGACGCGACGGAGGGAGCGGTCCTGGCGGACGGGACGGACGTGACGGAGATCTCCGGGGGCGAGCGCCGGGAGTGGCAACGGGACGCCCAGATGGTGTTCCAGGACCCCGACTCCAGCCTGAACGACCGGATGACGGTCGGCGAGATCATCCGGGAGCCGTTGGACGCCCACGACTGGGAGACGGCGGCGGCACGCCGCGACCGCGTGTTCGAGCTGATCGACAAGGTGGGGCTGCGGGAGGAGCACTACTACCGCTACCCCCACCAGTTCTCCGGCGGGCAGCGTCAACGCATCGGGATCGCCCGAGCGCTGGCGTTGGAGCCGGAGTTCATCGTGTTAGACGAACCGGTGTCGGCGCTGGACGTGTCCGTACAGGCACGGATCATCAACTTACTGGACGACCTCCAGTCGGAGCTGGGGCTGACGTACCTGTTCATCGCCCACGACCTGAGCGTCGTCCGGCACATCTGTGACCGTGTGGCCGTGATGTACCTCGGCAACGTCGTGGAGCTAGGACCGACGGAGTCCGTGTACACGGAGCCCGCGCACCCGTACACGACCTCGTTGCTGTCGGCGATTCCCGGCAGCGCCGGGCCGGAACGCGAACGGGTGACGCTACGCGGGACGCCGCCGTCGCCGCGGGACCCGCCTGCGGGCTGTCGGTTCGTCACGCGGTGTCCGGCGAAGGTACGGCCCGACGAGTACGACGACCTCCCGGAGCGGGCCTGGGAGGGAATCGAGGAGTTCCACACGGTGTTGCGGGCGCGGTCACAGGCCGACGAGGGGCTGATCGAGCGACTGCGGGCCGCGATCGGCCAGTCCGTCGGCGAGGACGTGGCCCAGACGGCGGCGGACCTGTTCGAGGACATTCAGTTGGACGACGCGGAGTCGGTGATCGACGAGGCCGTCGACGCCGCCCGCGGCGGCGACGACGCCGACGCGGCCGCACTCCTGCGCGAGGAGTTCGGCTCCGTCTGTAACGAGGAACACCCGGACAGACACGTCGTCGACGACGACGGTCGGTTCAGCCGGTGTGTGCGCCACGAGGAGGAGTACGACGCACCGGAGGAAGTGATCCGGCGGCGGCTGAGTCGGCGGCGAACGGAGTGA
- a CDS encoding metallophosphoesterase, translating into MHPVDRDGSSSGTPMASLARPRADEPTRLAVIADPHLSTREAGTSKLFERTERHVRTALADAAERDPDAVVCVGDITKDGERWNFDRFDELLAEHGPSAPFYAVPGNHDVPKQGYDHDNLPVSAFAERYAPGDGFPFHTQVGGVDLLGINSAGDESFLTDSHEGLVREDTVAWLRETLPETDAPVVLSHFNFPGMFEQIRRHRELAEPDMFVPPELRNPEPFVDALADNDAPLLLTGHLHMPSTTTAKGVREVMVPTTCSFPQSYLLVDVGPEGTEIRLLPCADLEETVVGHRERTGDSVTARGLTSMAAARLAQFPLVEE; encoded by the coding sequence ATGCATCCCGTCGACCGAGACGGCAGTTCGAGTGGCACCCCGATGGCGTCGCTCGCCCGACCACGAGCCGACGAACCGACGAGACTCGCCGTGATCGCCGACCCCCACCTCTCGACGCGCGAGGCCGGCACCTCGAAGCTGTTCGAGCGCACGGAACGCCACGTTCGGACGGCGCTCGCCGACGCGGCCGAGCGCGACCCGGACGCCGTCGTCTGTGTCGGCGACATCACGAAGGACGGCGAGCGGTGGAACTTCGACCGGTTCGACGAACTGCTCGCCGAACACGGCCCCAGTGCCCCGTTCTACGCCGTCCCCGGCAACCACGACGTGCCCAAGCAGGGGTACGACCACGACAACCTCCCGGTGTCGGCGTTCGCCGAGCGGTACGCGCCCGGCGACGGCTTCCCGTTCCACACCCAGGTCGGCGGTGTCGACCTCCTCGGGATCAACTCCGCCGGCGACGAGTCGTTCCTGACGGACAGCCACGAGGGGCTCGTCCGCGAGGACACCGTGGCCTGGCTCCGGGAGACGCTCCCGGAGACGGACGCGCCGGTCGTCCTTTCTCACTTCAACTTCCCGGGGATGTTCGAGCAGATCCGCCGTCACCGCGAACTCGCGGAGCCGGACATGTTCGTCCCGCCGGAGCTCCGGAACCCGGAGCCGTTCGTCGACGCGCTCGCCGACAACGACGCCCCGCTCCTGCTGACGGGCCACCTCCACATGCCGTCGACGACGACGGCGAAGGGGGTCCGTGAGGTGATGGTGCCGACGACCTGTTCGTTCCCGCAGTCGTACCTCCTCGTCGACGTGGGGCCGGAGGGGACGGAGATCAGACTGCTCCCGTGTGCGGACCTCGAGGAGACGGTCGTCGGCCACCGAGAGCGTACCGGCGACTCCGTCACCGCTCGCGGCCTCACGTCGATGGCGGCCGCGCGGCTCGCTCAGTTCCCGCTCGTCGAGGAGTGA